CCGGACCGCTCGTCCGTCCGGGCAGCAAGACCTTGATCCGCGAGATCAACGAGGCTCTGGTGCTCGACGTCGTACGCACCGAAGGCGTGATCTCCCGCGCGGCTGTCGCGGCCCGGACCGGGCTCAGCCCGGCGACCGTGACCGGAATCGTTGGCAGGCTCGTGGAGGCCGGCTATCTCGCCGAGACCGACATCGTCCAGGGCGCCCGGGGACGCCCGGCCCGGCAGCTGCAGCTGGGCGACGGCCGGATCTTCGCGGCCGGCGTGCGCGTCGCCCGCGACCACTTGTTCGCTGTCCTGGTTGACCTGCGCGGAACGGTCGTGGACACGCAGCAGGTCGAGCTGCCGGACACCACCCCCAGCCGGGTCGGTGACGCGGTCGCCCGCGCGATCTCCACCCTCGGCTCCGATCGGGAAGGCGCCGAGCTCCTCGGAGTGGGCGTCGCCGTTTCCGGCGTCGTCGACAGCGCCGGAGGCCTCGTGCGGCACAGCGGCGCGCTCGGCTGGGAAGGTGTCGCGCTGGGACCGATGATCGAGTCCGCGACCGGCCTACCCACTGTCGTCGACAGCTACGTCAACTGTCTCGCGCAGGGCATGCTGCTGTTCGGACGCGAGCAGCATGGACGTGATCTGCTGGTGTTCAACATCGGCACCAGCCTCGGAGTCTCGATCGTCGTGGGCGGACGGCTGCACCGCGGATCCGAAGGTGCGGCCGGCAGCTTCGCGCACGCCCGGGCCACCGGCCCTTCCGAGGGGCGGACCTGTCACTGCGGCGCCGAGGACTGCGTCGAGGCGTACTCCAGCGGCTGGGGCATCGCTCGCCGGCTGGCCGAGAGCGGTACGTCGGAAGCGTCCGTCGTACCCGACGCGGCCGAACGGCTCGGCGTCGGGATCGCGAATCTCGCCAAGGTCGTCGGGCCTGCGGCCATCGTCCTCGCATCCGCCGGCGAGATGCGGGACCTGGGTCTGGAGCAGTTGCTGACGACAACGATCCGGACGGAGTACGCACATCACTACACTCCGGTGCCCGACCTGCAGACCGTGGCAGCCTCACCGGAGTCAGTGGCCACCGGCGCCGCCCACGCGTCCTTGGCCCGGCTGTTCACCGCCGACGGAACTCCGGTCTGAGCCGCTCCCCGAAACGGCTCATTCGGATCAGTACTCGGTGACGACGATGTCGCGGTGGCAGACAACCACATCCGGTCCACCGGTCGGCCAACTGTTGCCCGGCCGCCACTCCGAGCGGTAGATGCCGGTCTGGAAGTGCGGGGACCACTGCTGGTGATAGTTGTTCGCGCCGGCCTCCCGCAGTACCTCGGTCCCGTCGCGCGTGATGACCACCAGACCGTCGCTGTCCGGCGTCGACCAGGTGATGTCGAAGACCCACTTCGTCCAGCGCCCGTACGACCCACTCAGCGAACCCAGCGTGAAGAACTGCTTCGTCGCGGTGTTCGGACCGGTGAGCCGCGCGAGGTCCAACCGCCAGAGGTTCTGGTAGGCGTTCAGCGCCAGCGGCGGATACGTGCTGGTGCCGTCCGCGAAGCGATAGCCATGCCACTGCGCCAGGATTGAACCACGCTCGAAGACGACCCAGTCGGCCGGCACAAAGATCGAGAGCTGGTAGACGTACCGCCCCCATTCGAACTGATCCTTGCCCAGCTCGGACCGGAACGAGACACCGTCGTTCGGCAGCGTGAACCGGGCGACCAGCTCACCTGAACCGGCCGGATCGGGTACGACGGCTTGAGTGCCGTTCCCCTCCACCGACTCGACGTCCCACGCGTCGAAGGTTCCGGTCTCGAACCCGTCGCGGAACACCACCGTGCCGGCCGCGCATGCCGCCGCTGGCCGCGCCCAGGGAACTGCTGCTGCACCGGCGAGACCGGCCAGCACAGCCCGCCTGCCGACCCGCCGGCCTGCAGGAAGTACGTCGTTCATGAGGTCCTCCGATAGGGATCAGTCGTCGACCTGGATGCGGATGAGGTTTCGTCCCTGGATCGCGTAGAACTGACCACGCTCGTCGACCGCGGAGCGCGGGATGCCGTACCACTCGGCGTTCAAGGTGACCAGGTCCGTTCGCGCGAACGTCTTCGGATCGAAGCGGAAGAAGGCCCGGCTGGAGGTCGCGTAGACCCGGCCCCGGCTGACCAGCAGCGTGCCGTAGTTGGGCACCACGGGCCCATGGTTCGCGGAGTGAATGATCCGCCGCGTCCGCAACTCGACCACGAAGAAGTCGCCCCGGTGACACATCACGTACAGGTGCCCGCCGAGGACCGCCAGGCCCGTCACACCGGTCGGCTTCGACTGCGGCGTGAGTCGCCACAACTCCTTGCGCCGTACCGGATCCCAGGCCACCACCGTCCCGCCGCCGTTGCCGACGGATTGGCCGCCGAGGTAGGCGACGCCGTCGTGTGCGGTCACCGCGCGCACCATCTGGACATCGTCGATCGGGTTGATCGCAGCGGTCGTCGCGGACGTCCTGGGGTCGAACGTCAGTAGAGAACCACCGCTCTCGGTGTCCGACTGGAGCCCGATCAATGCCAGCTCGTGGCAGTCGTCCCAGACGATCTGGTGCGGGCGGTTCTGCTCTGCAGGAAACGGGGCCTTCAGCCGGGGCCATTGGCCGTCGAGGCGCGGGTTGTAGGCCAGGATCCCGATCGCGTTGTACTGCGCGAAGTACGCCGTACGATCCCGGATCAGCACGTCCTTGGCCTCGCTCGGGGCAAGGATCCGGGTCTGCGCCCCGGTGCGGAGGTCGTGATACATGACGGAGTTGGTGCCGCCAACGTAGACACCGTTCGCCCCCGCGGCCACGGACATCGCCAGCTGAGGGCCGGTCGGTGCACCCCCTGCCACCAGGTCGTGGATTCTTGCCGTGCTGTCGGCCGGGTCGACCTCGAACACCAGGCCGAACGCCGACACCACCATCAGTTTGCCGCCACGGACCCACAGCCCCCAGATCTCACCGAACGGCGACCCCGCCACGGTGATCTCCCGGAACGCACCGGTATCCAGGGACAACTCGATCAGACCGCCCCCGTTGAAGTAGACCTTGCCCTCGGCAAAGCGGGGAAGCCGCAGGAACGGCCGGTTGCTCTGCAGCAAGCGGTACTCCCCCGGCTGCGTGACGTCCAGGACGGCGACTGCCGCACCGGAGGCGGTCGTCGAGCAGACGTACAGCGAGTTCCCGTCCAGCGCGATGTCACGAACCTCGACGGCATCGGCGAACTCCGGCGGCAGGATCGAGGTGTACTCGCCAGAGGCACGATCCAGCACGAACAGTCCGGCCTTGGTACTGGTCGGAGTCGCGCCGAGCGAGGCGCCGGTGCCGACGTACACACGATCCTCGGTGGCGAGCAGGCTGCGGATCATCGGCGCGTTCGGGTCCGGGCCGGCGATGGTCGACAGGTCACCCGTCGCCGCGTCGTACCGACGCAAGGTGGGCGCCTTCTCGAGCCCGCCGAAGTACAGCACGCCGTCCGGGGCCATGGCGATCGCGTACGGCGAGAGCCCGGGAATCGAGGCCAGGTCCTCTTTCGGAGCGTCCGGCTGGGACAGGTCGAGCCGGATGAACCCCGGTGCGGACTGGCCGCGCTCGTCGACCGCGGCGTACAGGTAGCGGCCTTCAGGATCGGCGACCAGCAACTGCGTGCTGATTCCCGGGCCGGCGGTCACGCTGGTGACCTTGTCCGTGGTGAGGTCGTAGCCGACGATCCGCATCGGGTCGATGTTCCGGGATGCGACGTAGACCCGGTCGCCGACCGGAATCCCCGCGGCGAGCGAGAAGTTCATGACGCCCGGCCCGAGGTCGGTGACCCTGACGCCGGGCGCCGCGGCGGCGGTTGCCGAGGCCACAGAGGTCACAGTGGTCACAGTGGAGGCGAGTCCGGCCAGTGCT
This Kribbella sp. NBC_00482 DNA region includes the following protein-coding sequences:
- a CDS encoding ROK family transcriptional regulator yields the protein MERSATVRRPAGPLVRPGSKTLIREINEALVLDVVRTEGVISRAAVAARTGLSPATVTGIVGRLVEAGYLAETDIVQGARGRPARQLQLGDGRIFAAGVRVARDHLFAVLVDLRGTVVDTQQVELPDTTPSRVGDAVARAISTLGSDREGAELLGVGVAVSGVVDSAGGLVRHSGALGWEGVALGPMIESATGLPTVVDSYVNCLAQGMLLFGREQHGRDLLVFNIGTSLGVSIVVGGRLHRGSEGAAGSFAHARATGPSEGRTCHCGAEDCVEAYSSGWGIARRLAESGTSEASVVPDAAERLGVGIANLAKVVGPAAIVLASAGEMRDLGLEQLLTTTIRTEYAHHYTPVPDLQTVAASPESVATGAAHASLARLFTADGTPV
- a CDS encoding heparin lyase I family protein, yielding MNDVLPAGRRVGRRAVLAGLAGAAAVPWARPAAACAAGTVVFRDGFETGTFDAWDVESVEGNGTQAVVPDPAGSGELVARFTLPNDGVSFRSELGKDQFEWGRYVYQLSIFVPADWVVFERGSILAQWHGYRFADGTSTYPPLALNAYQNLWRLDLARLTGPNTATKQFFTLGSLSGSYGRWTKWVFDITWSTPDSDGLVVITRDGTEVLREAGANNYHQQWSPHFQTGIYRSEWRPGNSWPTGGPDVVVCHRDIVVTEY